The sequence TCATTGCCGAATTGCCAGTTCCTGCAGTTCTTGTTCGTTATAATCCCAACGTTCCTTATACTCCTCGAGCTCcaccttcatctcttcatgATGTCGATCCAATAGAGGGAGAATAGCGTATAGCTTGTCCCTTGGATCAGTGGCACCGCAGGTCCTTGTGTCTTCTAATATTCTTAAGAGTCTTTCGCCGTATGTAACGTGCAAAACGTACGGAGTGGGCGAAACAGAATACGTAACTGAGAACGGGAGTCTTTGAACCCAGCCCGCGTTCACATTCCAATGGAAAAACGTCTTGAAGCTTTCCCAATTGAGTTGGTTGTCACCGCAGATCACAGTGGCCTTTTGCGCAAAGGTGATCTCTTGAAGGACCCAAACACGAAAGAACCACGGCCTCTTGAATAGATTGCTTACAGCACTTTGGTTCTCTTGAATGGTCGCAGAAGATTCCACAGCCCCGTAACCATCGTCGTTGGATGGTTCATCAATTTCGTGGATACATCTCATGGCGGCATCACTATCAGGCGTTCCTGGTCCGAGATAGACCAAGACTTGTGATGCATTCTTGTAAATGCGTGCCATAAGGCTTAGCTGATGGTTCTTTTCAATAGCCGAATCTTGATCGATGCAGATCGATTCAATCCAGAGTAGTCGAGGTGAATCGGAATATCGGAAACTACTCAAGGCCGCGTGACAGTTCTGCGATATAAGGGCCTGAGTCAACATGTCTATGTCACCTTGAACATTGACTGGCACAAGATCTTTCACATCTCCCCAGACATAGGAAACTGCCTCGTAAGGCTGAGCCTCaccaagcttggtgttgagaagacggAGCGTGAGCGGGGTATTATGACACCCCGGTTGAAGAGAAACCAAGCGAAACGAATCATCCTTGTCAAGTGCATTCTTGGCGTAGAGGTTCTGTAAGTGATTATTCATGTTATATAATCTCCTTGGGATAAATGCTTACATTTTTATCCAAGCCTTGGTCTGTCAGCATTAATGCCTAGGACTATGAGCAGAGCGGTTCATAATGGCAGAATTAAAATCAGGGTTAGCGTCACTAAGTCCTGGTGGTCAGTAAATTACCCTGCACTCATGATGGCCTTTTGAAGCCGACAAACTATCTGACTCCCAGCTTTCCTTGTCCGATTGTCCAATCTGAGACAGAACTTTGATAATTTCCCCTGAAACGGATTCAGACCCGTTATCAGAGCGAAACATGATTTTGTAGTGGCGCATGTTCATCCAGGGACGTTCTGACAAATCCCGCCCAGCAATGGCATCTCACTTCGGGGCGTGCGGTTTTGGTGGGAGATTTGCTTCGACGGGTACTCGACCATCTGGGGCCAGAAAATTCTACGAAAAGCTTCCCCCGTGTCGCAATAAGGAGGCCATCAATCTCAGATCATTATCCAATGTATTTGTGGAGGTACAGTAGTTATGAATGATGGCGTCCCCTCAGCGCAGCGTTGTCACCTTGGCCATTCTTCAGGTAAAGCCTGCAACTTACGTAATAAACAATTGAAATGTCTATAAAAGGTGTTGATAGGTACTTGATTAGTTTAGAAAATCTAGCATTAGTCAGATTGTACTACTCGCATGCAGATTGTGGCTATCCCGCCGCGTATCATTTTCCATAGGGTAGGGTCAACGTATGTTGATGTGCGTTAATGATGGAGGCGCGCGCACAGCAGAATCTCGACCCCATGGGGTCGGAAGAATCGGAAAGCAATCAGTATTACTGAGTGAAGTGTCAGGAGTAAATGCATCAGTTGAAGTATCTCGTGTGTGCAGGAACCGCTTAGTTCCCGACCTTTTCTCATTGATCTCAATTGACTTCCGAATGATCCTTGATGCGCAACGACAAACTGCATGTTTTTGTCAAAAAGCATTTATCTAATGAGGCAAGCTCAGGTCATTTCACATGTAAGAGTTcaggaggagagaagcatGGCCATGATAAAAAACGCCTCCCAGTTCCATTATCGCGTATAAACTCCCAGTACACACCACAGGAAAACAACCCAAACGCCAGACAACCACGCCAGACACTCGCCCACAGACAGCCAAACTACTCCAGGTCCAACATCCCCTTCCAAGcaccaacatcctcctcctgcagaGCGGCCAAACCATCAGGCCCATACTCCACCATCCCAAGGCACACATCACATCGCGCCTTGGCCAACCGGAGGTCAAGGACAGACTGTTCCAAGGTCACCTTCTCAGCACCCAACTTCAccaacttctcctcagcgCGCTTCAACTCTCTCTGCTCCTCCTGAGCCGACGCCAACACTCCCTCAGCAGTTTGAGCATCCTGGGATGCTTTGTCGAGCTCACTTTGAGCTGTTTCTAGGGCTTGGACATGATAGGTTGGCGCATCGGGCAGCGCCAATTCCTTGTACCCGTCCACGTATCGCCGATGCTTGGTGACCAGGGCTGAAGAGGTTGCGAGGCGGGCAGTGGCCTCCTTGAGGCTCTCTTGGAGCGCGCCGGAATTGACATTGGCCATTTGTCGTTGCAGGGCAACGACGCGAGGTTCAATCCCGTCCAGGAGTGATTTTGCCTCATTGAGGCgatcctcagcagcagccgacTTCTCTCTGAGGATGGAAATGTGCTCCGACCGCACAAGCTCTTCGCGGTTCTACTATCATGTCAGCAATTGATAGAAGTAATAAATCAAATGGGCGGTGACGTACAGCGGTGGTGTCTGGGCTGGAATAGGCCCTTCGTTCTGCGCTCTTAAATGAGCGTCGTTTGCGGCGCGAAGCTTCTGTATCGCTGGCATAACCGGGCCGCTTCTGAGGATTTACTAGTACAGTATTAGCATTTGCACATTCATGCATGCTGAATGAGAGTGGACAGTACTTACTTTGGGGGTGATCTTCATGCTAGGAAGACTCTGTCCGAGAAGACAACCTCCTGCTACCACGAGTAGCCGACTTCTCACTCAGCCACCGATCAGCTTGAGTGCATGCCTCCTGGTTGAGGCCGCCACACGACTCTGCATTGTTCTTGAACCAAGCCACCACGTCGTCAACCGTGGTGTCAGCCTTTGTGCTGGCTGAGGagatgatcttggccaggGACACCAAGACGTTCTTGCTCCAGGACCGAGGAACGGAATCGGCAAAGAGTTGACTGGGCCACATGCCCGAAATAGAATGGATCTGCAGAGCGCTGGCGGGCGACGAGCGGTAGAGATCGGGGACTTTAACTTGAGGGGACGGTGAAGACATCGCGAAGGGAaatttggtgttgacgagACGGGACGGAAAAAAAGGGCAAGACGGGATGAAGACGGCGCGGGAGCTGGTCTTCAACAAATGAACCGAGGGCTTAAAAACGGCGGGAGACGCACAGAGGAATTCggaggctgatgatggagttgaaGAGAGGAAAAACTTACAAAGACTTGCATGACGACTGAGGTATACCTCGAGGGCAGTGCCAATTGAAGAGGGAAAGAGGTAGAAGCAGAGTTTTCAACCGGCAGGAAAACCTCGAGTAGCCCCGATAAAATAGCATCTGAAGTCATTGACCAATTCTCCATATGTTATTCAGTAAGTAATCTCCTTTTTATCGGTATTGGGTCTCTTGTGGTTGAGTTCCTGGCCCCCCAACATCtcggtgttgttggtggtggcatCCATGACTCGGAACCTCAGACAGCGGCTGTGAGTCTCAACACCAGGATCATCACGAATAATGGACGCAGACTCAAGTGATTGAACAGAATATGTTATTTGGCCCTCAGCTACGAGTGAAAAAATGCAAACCAACTCATCTTACACTGATGTGTCCTGCAATCTCGCCAATCGATGTGAGAGGTTGATGTGTCCAACTTACAGCGCTTGGATTTAGGGGGTATCCACTAACATGAGCACTGGGGCAGGCTGACGAACGTTGAAGCGCATGCGCCGGGATTACGTCTGACTATGAATAAAAGGCCATTGAATAAACAACTTCATAATCGGGGTTGACCAGCGACATAGGATTCAATTGTACAAGTATGTTACTTCAAGATTGGGCCGTTGGCGTGGACCCTTCATTGTCGCTGTCAAGATGCACGCCCGCCCGCCATGCATGGAAGTTTAGCGTGTCAACTACCATGTGAACACCTCACACTCAATCACCAGGAACTCAACTATCAAAGGGTAACTCATATTGCACAGCTTAACAATACGGTCAGAGTGCTCAACCGATACAGGAATCAATTGGATAAATACACTGCTTCAAGATTGGGGTTGTCGTggactcttcttcatcgtcatcaaggtGAACGAACGCCCACCGAGTTTAGCGTGTTGACCGCCAACCGAACACCTcataacgtcccccacccaaagaccggccacccccacagactggccacctcagccaaaacactaaaaacccaatattataattaattaataaattattataacactatattttttatattaaataaaacttcagttagtaaatatttatatagaaattaatataaaaatccttaagttttaatttcttaactttatttactattctttctaattataaagttttttatatctatttataagctttctttattattagaatttttataaactttatatttaggttatagataactTTTTTATGCTATTTTAGTtgattttctttattttcttactatagaatacttatttctttattttattacttaatattaaagttataacggtttaattaactgctaatcttcctaaaaagcagcctaatagttagatcttatattatagaagctaggatttagcctaaagcttactaaagctatatagataaatagggAGTCTTTAGAAGACTTAAATCCTGCTTTTTTACCGGCAAATTTACTGTAACAGCAGGAAAAGgtatctttataactattaggtttattaggacctttattaggtttataggctataatctagtagctttaaagctagTAATTGcattagactttataatagcttctctctaagccttattataaatatatagaaatataatcttattaatataactgttATTagagatagaagtaagatctaaaagaagataataatatgccCTCTTTAAAGGactaaaaactgtaatatttagtagctaaaagatataggAAGTATAAGTaggaagaaataatagatatatattattattataacatTTTTAGaggaaatcttctataatataacttctatagctattaagaataagaagttagggtttatttttctttttaggctgtattaatagaataaagacttttcttaactaaactaatactaatttattgcttatttagcccttattactatatataaattcctagtcttttaggaagtCTAAATTCTTAGGGAAatgttattattaaactgttttccctttaaaaataaatataggtcttaagacctttctagttactaagatatatttaagaattgTAATCTAGGCATAAAAaccaggctaataaataagtactgacttctttaactaataattaaggaatagactatttattcttattccttctattattttaactttattaatattatatttattcccCTACTTAACTAGGCATATTACTGGCattataagaagtataaagaatgcctttattaatttaaaagaagctctataatatcgATTAgagttaattttcttgccttttaatatcttaatattaggattttatcctaaaaagccctataactaattctttttaatgccttatagaaagctattatagacAGTAATCTTACTGGTAAACTctctaacttattaatataatataaagtatccTAAATTAGCTTAGATAACAATCCAGttttaaagactcttttcctAAGTATTAGaaagcttttagtaaggtttttaggcttcttttagtgTTATGCTTTTTTTAATCTGACCTTAAAGCGTAAAATGGTTAATgctataagctttagctactttatttattaatataccgtctataactatctaaagtgCAGcatttatatcttttttaataaaagaaggcattttaaattaattagtattaatttaaaattaattagaattaaattaatggagttataactgtttaaagtatatataaattgggtggctgggttgaaaataaggtggccagtctgtgggggtggccggtctttgggtgggggacgttagtTGATTACCAGGAACTCAACCATTAAGCTGTAACTTACAATACAAAATTTGAAGATAGGATCAGCTCATCCATGCGACACATGAATCAATTGGAAAGGATATCACTTGAAGATTGGATTATCGATACAGACTCTTCAAAATGGTAATTCAGGTTCAGTTCGCCCCACGAAGTTGGCCGAGTTTACTACCAGGAGTAACTTACATCACCAGGAACTGAACCATTCAACCGTAAATGACAATAAATGAGTCTGGAACATGATCTGGATACATAAGCGACACAGGATTCAATTGTATGACTATTTTACTCACTGCCTGTTGTGATGGCATTGACTTATTTCCATCCACCAACTCCGTCGCAGGTTCGCAGCACTAAAGCGTTAGCGGTTCGACCGCTATCCCTCACCAGGCCACTGACTTGAGATATTTCGGTATCGCCAGGAACGCAGCCGAAACGAGACCTATAAGTACAAAGAGTAGGCGCAAATGCTCAGCGTTGTGATGCGACATAGATCGCAGAGTCTTAATTGATTCGGTGCAAAGTTGGAGTGGTGATGGGCGTTCTTCATCGCGTCGGACGCACCCACTAGGGTTTAGCGCACAGCTTGCCTAGAAATTCATAATCTGACGTGTTTCGCAATCACCAGGAACACAACCAAAGCGAtatctaaaagtaaaaacaCGATGCCCAAATGGTCTCTGTAGCTGTGCGACATGGATCTGAAAGTTTTAATTGATTCAGTGTAAAGTTGGAGTGGTGGCAGACGGACATTCTGTATTAAGCAAGCATATCTTAAGATATCCACTATAGGTAGGACCGCGTGATACATCGAGCAGAGGAACATAGTGATAGGCATTTTCACCGGGATCAAGACCACAATAAAGTGCAGTAACAAAACAATCTGTTGTTAAAAAATCTGTATATCGGCGCGACATGCCAGGAGTCAACAGAGCAACTTTTGCTTCTGATGGTAAAGATGCTCCCAATCTGCTGACGGTACCGAGCCTTCTGCCTTCTCCAACAGCCGCCCAAATGGCTGTCGACCCTACCATTGAGCAAGATCTTGTATCAGCGGGAAATCACCAATAAAGCATATGTGTTGAATAATCATCAGGTGTAAATGCTTACCTTCGTCATGCGACACGAATACGAATTTACTTGATATCACTTTTGAGTAATGTTTCTTCAATAAGGTGGCAGGCCACTGTCAATGGTGAGGCTTGGTAGACCCGGCCGGCATGCAGGATGAGAACGCCTATACAATTAAATCATATCGTCGCGTCGATAATTAAAGACTCGGTAAGAGATCGCAGTTTCTTGGGCTTTAACATGAGACTACGTACAACCTGATGTGACAATTGACCATAAATTTCCTGGCCATGGAGGCAAAGGCCCTGAAAGCGCTACCCAATGTGACCAAAACCTCAAAAGGAGGCTCAATTGAATCGCGTTGTCGCACCAAAAGGTAAAGACATGTTCCTGAATCGCGTGTCTCTGCATCTAGTTGAGATAGTATACACAAGTCAACGCAATAAGTGTTGCACTGATTGTACATATTATGATATTCTTGAACAAATCAGAGttttcaaggctgagaatatctatactatatatttatttgTGCTATATACTTATGACATTTACCATTGTGCAGGCGGCACCACGGATTCGCTCCctacctaaataatattacCGCGTGTCTGCTTAATTGTATTCACGTTCATGTTTCTCCACAGACCAATAGACAGAAGGCCCCCAGCCAGGACGCCAACGCTCGTAATACACATAATCCTCTGCGCATCACCATAAGCTTTCGCAATACCCAATCGCTCAGGTGTTCCCGGGGGATAACTCAGCTGTGCATACAAGCTACTGTACACCATCTCCACATTCACAGTCTTGGGGACATGGCGCTCCAGTGCCTTTTTGAATGTGCCAGTCCAAATAGCCGCCGAGACCGTAGACCCAATGGCTCCCCCGACGCTGCCAAAGAGGCTAAGCACGGCAAGACTTACGGCAATGTGCTGATGGTCGGCCACCGCCATCATACACATCTGGCCACATTCAACAACTGGACCTCCAGCAAAAGCGACAAAAATCTGTGTCATGACTATGTAGCCGATGTCTTGGTCAGGCTGTCGGAAATGGATCATAAGTCCCACCCCTAACATCATGAGCGGCATAAAGAAGTACAAAGCAAAGGGCTTGTATCTCCCTGTCCATCGAATCAAGAGGCCGATAATAATGGCAAAGACCGAGGAGCCCGTCCGGtagatgttgttgatataAGTCGTATTTGCCACTCCCTGATTCCACACAACCATAATCATTGAACTAAAGTATGATTGCCAAACGCCAGAGCTAAAGAATAGGAAGAGGAACATGGTGCCGCCGAATAGCATGTTACGATCGACCAAGAGATCATACGGGATGAACGTAACTGGGGCGAGGAACCGCTCGTAGAGTACAaaggcgatgatgagaagtCCACCGATTGTAATCATTGAGATGATCATAGGGCTCTTCCAACCGTCTTCTTGCATCGAATAAATATTCATCGGTAGGAGGAACAGTGTCATTCCCGCTGccaggatgaagatgccCAGGAGATCGACATCAATGCAATACTTCCAGATCGATTGCAGGGATAGATCGCCGAGTGTCACGGCATCCTCTATCAAGCCCAGCCTCTTCGCCTTGTGCTGGTTCCAAAAGAAGATGCCACAGAACGGGAGCACAACAGCAGGGGTGACGATGGCCCATACACCGAGACCCCATCGCCACCCCGCGCCTGACAGAGCAGCAGCGGCAATGGGACCGCCGCTCCAGGTCGTGAATATATACGGCGAACTTGCAAAAGACAGCATCAAAGATCGGTTCTTGAGGGATGTCGTATCGGATACGAAGACGGTAACACAGTAGCTGAGTCCTTGCGCTCTATCAGGGTTCGTGGTGGTTAGCAAGATGTTGAAATGAGATTTGGTATGATCATAAATGACACGTACCCGACAGTATAGAAGACCAAGGCCGCGGCATAAGTGGTGACATTCTTACAGGCAGCCATCAACACAAACCCGAGTACCCATAGTACCAGCATGAAAGTCATGCCCTGAGGTCGGCCCCAAGTGTCAAGAATCTTAGCCAGAGGAATCTTCACGAGACCGCCAACAATACCGGATACAACATTCATTGTGGCAGTGAGGGAATGAGTCTGGAAGGTGCTCGTAACAAATGGTGTGAGAACTCTAACAACGACTTCTTGCAGAGAGGCGACGACGAAGATAAACCACATCCTGAATACTCATATCAGTATAAGGCATTCGCAACCCGAATGAAAGTTAAATGGAGATCTTTGACTTACAAACCATACGCAGCAATTAAATCTTTCTTTGTCCAGACCATGGCTGCTGCCTCAACCTTCTGGACGCCAGCCTGTATATTATCGGAGAACGTCTCACCCTCTGCAGGGCATTTTTCGATGTTTGTCGCGACATCTCCTTGTAAAGGTGCCTGTGGCGGTTGTTGTATGTCGGCCGAGTTCTGCTCGTTTGTCGTGGCTATGAAAGCCTCCTTGACTCCAGTCCAGAGTTTCATCGTGAAGGTAAAGAACAGCTAAGTATTACTCAAGTAGAGAGAATATGtaaatatagagatactGGCTTTTCTCAGTTCAAATAGAGACGTTTATATACTCTATAGGAGATCCGTGGCTTAAGACTCGCGGCTATAAGGCGCTCAATAACCCGGTGTGAATAGGCCATATGAATATCCCGATGACAATAGACCGATATAAAGGGAATCTCAGCCTAGGAACTATTAAGTGGCGATTAAACCGTAATCGTCTAATAAACCGGGTTATCTCACTTAAAATTTAGACTTAAATTAAGTAAGCTTAAATCGGGTCTCTAATTGGCCCAAAATAACCCTAACCCTACACTTAGGGTTAGCTAGTATTAGCTTAggattaatataatatagagaAAAGGgaactttaattaatagagaaaaTAATAAGATTGCTTTTCTCTTTACtttctattactataattaaaaaggcaatattaagtagtaatagaaaatattatttaacttaattaggactattaaatacttatctattagttatattaattagccATTTAACCTAGCAGTAGCATTAAGtcttatttttagtaatagtattGATTAAAGGGCTAGGTACTTAAAGACATTAAAGACTACTACAGTATATTTAAACTAGCtaacctaaagcttactaTAACCCctaaagataatagttaagcaattaaatatcttactaTCTTAAAGGggtatagctataatatatactaatatcttactattatataaaataatgctatttattattagtaaaaggcaggatataatatagtagtaATAGTAGTAGTAATAGCAGTAgaaaaggtataatagactataatatagctataaatatagatagGAAGAAGGCATATATACTACtagattatttaaaataacagtaatagtaataacctatctaatatagctaatatagctaatactata is a genomic window of Fusarium fujikuroi IMI 58289 draft genome, chromosome FFUJ_chr12 containing:
- a CDS encoding related to major facilitator MirA, with protein sequence MKLWTGVKEAFIATTNEQNSADIQQPPQAPLQGDVATNIEKCPAEGETFSDNIQAGVQKVEAAAMVWTKKDLIAAYGLMWFIFVVASLQEVVVRVLTPFVTSTFQTHSLTATMNVVSGIVGGLVKIPLAKILDTWGRPQGMTFMLVLWVLGFVLMAACKNVTTYAAALVFYTVGAQGLSYCVTVFVSDTTSLKNRSLMLSFASSPYIFTTWSGGPIAAAALSGAGWRWGLGVWAIVTPAVVLPFCGIFFWNQHKAKRLGLIEDAVTLGDLSLQSIWKYCIDVDLLGIFILAAGMTLFLLPMNIYSMQEDGWKSPMIISMITIGGLLIIAFVLYERFLAPVTFIPYDLLVDRNMLFGGTMFLFLFFSSGVWQSYFSSMIMVVWNQGVANTTYINNIYRTGSSVFAIIIGLLIRWTGRYKPFALYFFMPLMMLGVGLMIHFRQPDQDIGYIVMTQIFVAFAGGPVVECGQMCMMAVADHQHIAVSLAVLSLFGSVGGAIGSTVSAAIWTGTFKKALERHVPKTVNVEMVYSSLYAQLSYPPGTPERLGIAKAYGDAQRIMCITSVGVLAGGLLSIGLWRNMNVNTIKQTRGNII